A portion of the Oncorhynchus clarkii lewisi isolate Uvic-CL-2024 chromosome 27, UVic_Ocla_1.0, whole genome shotgun sequence genome contains these proteins:
- the LOC139386059 gene encoding calcineurin B homologous protein 2-like isoform X2, with protein sequence MGSTNSTLSKIPNVEELMQETGFTPAHIVRLYDRFEALDKEKTGHLRPQDFGAINRLAMNPIGDRIIGAFFSPGQETVDFHSFVRILAHFRPADKIRAKDPRMPEPVNSRTSKLKFAFQLYDQDKDGKISRAELLQVLRSMLEMQVTEEQLESIADRTIQEADLDKDDAISFEEFRKSLEKVNIDHKMSIRFLR encoded by the exons ATGGGCTCGACAAATTCCACCCTGTCAAAAATTCCAAACGTCGAAGAATTAATGCAAGAAACGGGTT TCACCCCTGCACACATTGTTCGACTTTATGACCGTTTCGAAGCATTGGACAAGGAAAAGACAGGCCATCTCCG CCCACAGGATTTTGGAGCCATTAATAGGTTGGCGATGAACCCCATCGGGGATCGGATCATTGGGGCTTTCTTCTCTCCAGG ACAGGAAACAGTGGACTTCCACTCCTTTGTGAGGATCCTGGCCCACTTCCGACCTGCGGACAAAATACGTGCCAAAGATCCCAGGATGCCTGAACCTGTCAACAGTAGGACCAGTAAACTCAAGT TTGCCTTCCAACTATATGACCAAGATAAAGATGGAAAAATCTCCAGAGCTGAGCTTCTACAG GTGCTGCGGTCCATGCTGGAGATGCAGGTGACGGAGGAGCAGCTAGAGAGCATCGCCGACCGCACCATCCAGGAGGCTGACCTGGACAAGGACGATGCCATCTCCTTTGAGGAGTTTCGCAAG TCCCTGGAGAAGGTGAACATCGACCACAAGATGAGCATTCGCTTCCTGCGCTAG
- the LOC139386059 gene encoding calcineurin B homologous protein 2-like isoform X1, with protein MIWCAAVLPNTNTNSMNRWFSCFLFNIVTPAHIVRLYDRFEALDKEKTGHLRPQDFGAINRLAMNPIGDRIIGAFFSPGQETVDFHSFVRILAHFRPADKIRAKDPRMPEPVNSRTSKLKFAFQLYDQDKDGKISRAELLQVLRSMLEMQVTEEQLESIADRTIQEADLDKDDAISFEEFRKSLEKVNIDHKMSIRFLR; from the exons ATGATTTGGTGTGCCGCTGTCCTTcccaatactaatactaatagcATGAATCGATGGTTCTCCTGTTTTCTCTTTAACATAGTCACCCCTGCACACATTGTTCGACTTTATGACCGTTTCGAAGCATTGGACAAGGAAAAGACAGGCCATCTCCG CCCACAGGATTTTGGAGCCATTAATAGGTTGGCGATGAACCCCATCGGGGATCGGATCATTGGGGCTTTCTTCTCTCCAGG ACAGGAAACAGTGGACTTCCACTCCTTTGTGAGGATCCTGGCCCACTTCCGACCTGCGGACAAAATACGTGCCAAAGATCCCAGGATGCCTGAACCTGTCAACAGTAGGACCAGTAAACTCAAGT TTGCCTTCCAACTATATGACCAAGATAAAGATGGAAAAATCTCCAGAGCTGAGCTTCTACAG GTGCTGCGGTCCATGCTGGAGATGCAGGTGACGGAGGAGCAGCTAGAGAGCATCGCCGACCGCACCATCCAGGAGGCTGACCTGGACAAGGACGATGCCATCTCCTTTGAGGAGTTTCGCAAG TCCCTGGAGAAGGTGAACATCGACCACAAGATGAGCATTCGCTTCCTGCGCTAG
- the LOC139386059 gene encoding calcineurin B homologous protein 2-like isoform X3, with amino-acid sequence MGSTNSTLSKIPNVEELMQETGCKFSDGPQDFGAINRLAMNPIGDRIIGAFFSPGQETVDFHSFVRILAHFRPADKIRAKDPRMPEPVNSRTSKLKFAFQLYDQDKDGKISRAELLQVLRSMLEMQVTEEQLESIADRTIQEADLDKDDAISFEEFRKSLEKVNIDHKMSIRFLR; translated from the exons ATGGGCTCGACAAATTCCACCCTGTCAAAAATTCCAAACGTCGAAGAATTAATGCAAGAAACGGGTTGTAAGTTCTCGGACGG CCCACAGGATTTTGGAGCCATTAATAGGTTGGCGATGAACCCCATCGGGGATCGGATCATTGGGGCTTTCTTCTCTCCAGG ACAGGAAACAGTGGACTTCCACTCCTTTGTGAGGATCCTGGCCCACTTCCGACCTGCGGACAAAATACGTGCCAAAGATCCCAGGATGCCTGAACCTGTCAACAGTAGGACCAGTAAACTCAAGT TTGCCTTCCAACTATATGACCAAGATAAAGATGGAAAAATCTCCAGAGCTGAGCTTCTACAG GTGCTGCGGTCCATGCTGGAGATGCAGGTGACGGAGGAGCAGCTAGAGAGCATCGCCGACCGCACCATCCAGGAGGCTGACCTGGACAAGGACGATGCCATCTCCTTTGAGGAGTTTCGCAAG TCCCTGGAGAAGGTGAACATCGACCACAAGATGAGCATTCGCTTCCTGCGCTAG